Proteins encoded together in one Amphritea japonica ATCC BAA-1530 window:
- a CDS encoding methyltransferase, with protein MSDIAFTLLKPELDNASGTALWIADENLLNQTSQVNPDVMVITNRFDLCQQLKDASWQATFSDFDFSHYNDHSVDKMLYRISKEKPVVHHVINQAIRILKPGGQLCISGLKNEGIKTYLDKAKKLFAGQIELVKADKNTWMGILSSPGKADTDFLEDQNYTELREVATDSNFSYISKPGVYGWNKIDKGSAYLIEELELFLERLPTPPESVLDLGCGYGYLSLNCSTLDAKITATDNNSAALRLCKENLAQQGVEADVIAADCAEGIREKFSLIVCNPPFHQGFSVEGDMTDRFLNAARRRLQANGIACFVVNLHIPLERKALNLFDSIETIAANGSFKLVLLAQPQ; from the coding sequence ATGAGTGATATTGCGTTTACATTATTGAAACCTGAACTGGACAATGCGTCTGGAACCGCTCTCTGGATTGCCGATGAGAATTTACTCAACCAGACAAGCCAGGTAAACCCCGACGTTATGGTGATCACCAATCGCTTTGATCTGTGCCAACAACTGAAGGATGCCAGCTGGCAAGCCACTTTCTCCGATTTTGATTTTAGCCACTACAACGATCACAGTGTCGATAAGATGCTCTATCGAATATCAAAAGAGAAACCTGTGGTACATCACGTTATCAATCAGGCGATCCGTATTCTCAAACCTGGCGGCCAACTCTGTATTTCCGGTCTTAAAAACGAAGGCATTAAAACCTATCTGGATAAAGCTAAAAAACTCTTTGCCGGACAGATTGAGTTAGTAAAGGCCGACAAAAACACCTGGATGGGCATTCTCAGTTCCCCGGGAAAGGCCGATACTGATTTTTTGGAAGACCAGAATTATACCGAGCTTCGGGAAGTCGCGACCGATAGCAACTTCAGCTATATCAGTAAACCTGGGGTCTACGGCTGGAACAAAATAGACAAAGGCAGTGCTTACCTTATTGAGGAGCTGGAGCTATTTCTGGAGCGTTTACCCACGCCTCCAGAATCCGTGCTGGATCTGGGCTGTGGATACGGCTATCTGTCACTTAACTGCTCAACCCTGGATGCAAAAATAACCGCGACTGATAATAATTCTGCAGCATTGCGACTGTGCAAGGAAAATCTGGCGCAACAGGGAGTGGAAGCGGACGTCATCGCCGCGGACTGCGCCGAAGGCATACGTGAAAAATTCTCACTCATTGTCTGTAACCCGCCATTTCATCAGGGCTTCAGTGTCGAAGGGGATATGACCGATCGATTTCTGAATGCAGCCCGACGCAGGCTCCAGGCTAATGGGATCGCCTGTTTTGTGGTTAATCTACACATACCACTGGAACGTAAAGCCCTTAACCTGTTTGACAGCATTGAAACCATTGCCGCCAATGGCAGCTTTAAATTAGTACTGCTGGCCCAGCCGCAATAA
- the panC gene encoding pantoate--beta-alanine ligase: MQTIFSIAELREVLGAERRAGKRIGFVPTMGNLHTGHIQLIHQSNNNADITVASIFVNPLQFGENEDLDAYPRTLSADQEKLAAAGCDYLFAPNSKEVYPNGQVIQTLVEVPGISDIHCGASRPGHFRGVATVVCKLFGMVQPDVAIFGEKDFQQLMVIQRMAEDLFLPVEIQGSPIARAKSGLALSSRNGYLTPEELATAPALNRAIRTTVAAINAGRRDYLNLQEEAQITLEEAGFKRDYYNICNRFDLQPAQSDHSELVLVAAAYLGKARLIDNMVIDL, encoded by the coding sequence ATGCAAACTATCTTTTCTATCGCCGAGCTGCGAGAAGTTCTCGGTGCGGAGCGTCGTGCGGGCAAAAGAATTGGTTTCGTGCCAACGATGGGCAACCTGCATACCGGTCATATCCAACTGATTCACCAGTCCAATAATAACGCTGACATCACCGTTGCCAGCATCTTTGTAAACCCTCTGCAATTTGGTGAAAACGAAGATCTGGATGCTTATCCACGCACTCTGAGCGCCGATCAGGAAAAACTGGCTGCCGCTGGCTGCGATTACCTGTTTGCCCCAAACAGCAAAGAGGTTTATCCCAACGGCCAGGTTATACAAACCCTCGTAGAAGTACCGGGCATCTCTGATATTCATTGTGGTGCTTCACGCCCCGGGCACTTCCGCGGCGTAGCGACCGTGGTATGCAAACTCTTTGGTATGGTTCAGCCAGATGTTGCCATTTTCGGCGAGAAGGATTTCCAGCAGCTTATGGTTATTCAGCGGATGGCTGAAGATCTGTTTCTGCCCGTGGAGATTCAGGGATCACCTATTGCACGAGCTAAAAGCGGCTTAGCCCTTAGCTCTCGTAACGGCTACCTGACGCCTGAGGAGCTGGCAACAGCCCCCGCACTGAATCGGGCGATCCGCACAACAGTCGCTGCAATCAACGCTGGACGGCGTGACTACCTTAACCTGCAAGAAGAGGCCCAGATCACTTTAGAAGAAGCCGGTTTCAAACGGGACTACTACAACATCTGCAATCGCTTCGATCTTCAACCTGCCCAGTCGGACCACTCTGAGCTGGTATTGGTTGCCGCAGCCTACCTTGGTAAAGCTCGTCTGATCGACAATATGGTTATCGACCTCTAA
- a CDS encoding acetyl-CoA C-acetyltransferase, giving the protein MRDVVIVAAGRTAVGNFNGSLASVAASDLGATVIKGLLEKSGIQGNQVDEVILGQVLTAGCGQNPARQATINAGLPVEVSAMTINKVCGSGLKAIQLATQAIRCGDADIIIAGGQENMSMSAHVLPNSRNGARMGDWKMVDTMIKDGLWDAFNDYHMGITTENIAAKYGFTREEQDAFAAASQNKAEAAQKAGKFDDEIIPVVIPKRRGDDVVFDTDEQPRHGATAEALGKLRPAFKKDGTVTAGNASTINDGAAAVIVCSAEKAAELGLPVLATIKAYASAGVEPSIMGTGPICATQKALDKAGWSVSDLELVEANEAFAAQAMSVNKDLGWDTDIVNVNGGAIAMGHPIGASGCRIFVSLLHEMARRDAKKGLATLCIGGGMGTALAIERS; this is encoded by the coding sequence ATGCGTGATGTTGTTATTGTAGCTGCCGGACGTACGGCTGTAGGTAATTTTAATGGTTCACTGGCATCTGTTGCGGCCAGCGATCTGGGCGCTACGGTTATCAAAGGTCTGCTGGAAAAGTCCGGCATTCAGGGCAACCAGGTTGATGAGGTTATTCTCGGCCAGGTTTTGACAGCTGGCTGCGGTCAAAACCCTGCTCGCCAGGCAACAATTAATGCAGGTCTGCCGGTTGAAGTCTCCGCCATGACCATCAACAAAGTCTGTGGTTCAGGTCTGAAAGCGATTCAGCTAGCCACTCAGGCGATCCGCTGCGGCGATGCCGACATCATCATTGCCGGTGGTCAGGAAAACATGAGCATGTCCGCTCACGTTTTGCCAAACTCTCGTAATGGCGCCCGCATGGGTGACTGGAAGATGGTCGACACCATGATCAAAGATGGTCTGTGGGATGCATTCAACGACTATCACATGGGTATCACCACTGAAAACATCGCTGCAAAATACGGTTTCACCCGTGAAGAGCAGGATGCTTTTGCTGCTGCATCACAGAACAAAGCCGAAGCTGCTCAGAAAGCCGGTAAGTTTGACGACGAAATCATTCCAGTTGTCATCCCTAAGCGTCGTGGCGACGATGTTGTTTTCGATACAGATGAACAGCCTCGTCACGGAGCTACTGCTGAAGCACTGGGCAAACTACGCCCTGCATTCAAGAAAGACGGTACGGTTACAGCAGGTAACGCTTCTACCATCAATGATGGTGCAGCCGCTGTCATTGTCTGCTCTGCAGAAAAAGCAGCTGAGCTGGGTCTTCCTGTACTGGCAACCATCAAAGCTTATGCCTCTGCTGGTGTTGAGCCATCTATCATGGGTACTGGCCCTATCTGTGCCACTCAAAAGGCACTGGATAAAGCTGGCTGGTCGGTTTCTGATCTGGAGCTGGTTGAAGCCAACGAAGCATTCGCCGCTCAGGCAATGTCTGTAAACAAAGACCTTGGCTGGGATACCGACATCGTTAACGTTAACGGCGGCGCTATCGCTATGGGTCACCCAATTGGTGCTTCAGGTTGTCGTATCTTCGTTTCACTACTGCACGAGATGGCACGTCGCGACGCTAAGAAAGGTCTGGCTACTCTATGTATCGGTGGTGGCATGGGTACTGCGCTGGCAATCGAGCGTAGCTAA
- a CDS encoding CreA family protein encodes MLKSVLIGGLVLFLTGCSGDEVGDVSLGMLTTKDIKLNVLVDPKIPGVTCHVASIEADLDFSDPSDSSIACRQTGIISPDMIASIDRSKDGEVVFRKSKSVFFKTMKIRRILDPESQTLMYLSYSTKEINGSYKHSLSTVPLWGTSAYQKVFSPTN; translated from the coding sequence ATGTTAAAGAGCGTATTGATAGGTGGGTTGGTATTATTTCTGACCGGCTGTAGCGGTGATGAGGTCGGTGATGTGTCCCTGGGTATGTTAACGACTAAGGATATTAAACTGAATGTTCTGGTCGACCCGAAAATTCCAGGTGTTACCTGTCATGTGGCCAGTATCGAAGCGGATCTGGACTTTTCTGACCCCAGCGACTCCTCAATTGCTTGCCGTCAGACCGGCATAATCTCTCCGGATATGATCGCGTCGATAGACCGCTCGAAAGATGGAGAGGTGGTCTTTAGGAAGTCTAAAAGTGTTTTCTTTAAAACGATGAAAATCAGGCGTATTTTAGATCCTGAGTCCCAGACACTGATGTACTTGTCTTATTCGACCAAAGAGATCAATGGAAGTTATAAACACAGTCTTTCCACTGTTCCATTATGGGGCACCTCGGCGTACCAGAAGGTATTTTCCCCCACTAATTAA
- a CDS encoding YciC family protein encodes MVPLYLKQTWFFFRANLIPIMRIQLPFIILITIISMSATQSIDPENPQINNSFMMFYLASLIFLPIYVGATIAYLESVVNDQPINTIEALKAGLSRWWPLLITKMLGAFGIVIGLFLFFIPGIYVLIRFAFSEYHSVIEKNNPTDALKNSWDDTSEYFWPLVNGLAVLFVILLGSNLLLEALLQSMGIESLLFRSLLDIVFGFLNCLYTVYGFRLYCVMREGPAEQG; translated from the coding sequence ATGGTCCCTTTATATTTGAAACAAACATGGTTCTTTTTCCGCGCCAACCTGATTCCGATTATGCGGATTCAATTGCCGTTCATCATCCTGATTACAATCATCAGCATGAGCGCGACACAATCAATAGATCCTGAAAACCCGCAGATAAATAACTCATTTATGATGTTTTATCTTGCCAGCCTGATCTTTCTGCCTATCTATGTTGGCGCCACCATCGCCTACCTCGAATCAGTGGTCAATGATCAACCTATCAACACCATCGAGGCCCTGAAAGCAGGCCTCAGCCGTTGGTGGCCACTACTGATTACCAAAATGCTGGGGGCGTTTGGCATAGTCATCGGCCTGTTTCTGTTCTTTATTCCCGGTATCTATGTACTAATTCGCTTTGCCTTTTCCGAATATCACAGTGTAATAGAAAAGAACAATCCGACTGACGCGCTTAAAAACAGCTGGGACGATACTTCGGAATACTTCTGGCCACTCGTCAACGGTCTGGCGGTACTCTTTGTCATACTACTGGGTAGCAACCTGCTACTTGAAGCACTCTTGCAGAGCATGGGTATAGAGTCGTTATTATTCCGCAGCCTGTTAGACATCGTATTCGGCTTTCTCAACTGCCTGTACACGGTTTATGGGTTTCGTCTTTATTGTGTGATGCGGGAAGGCCCTGCGGAGCAGGGCTAG
- a CDS encoding redoxin domain-containing protein: MNGFIRTFVVLFVGLGLSFSANAGKLQTSLPAPEFTQAGTDSWLNSPPLSLKELRGTVVMLDFWTFDCWNCYRSFPWMGELEQKLADEAFTVIGIHTPEFAHERVRANVEAKIDEFKLHHPVMMDNDFTYWQMMGNKYWPTFYLIDKQGLVRSIYIGETHAGSEQARAIERDIRGLLRE; the protein is encoded by the coding sequence ATGAACGGGTTTATCCGCACCTTTGTGGTGTTATTTGTGGGTCTTGGGCTAAGCTTCAGTGCGAACGCGGGGAAACTACAAACTTCGCTACCTGCACCTGAGTTTACGCAGGCTGGTACAGACAGTTGGTTGAATAGCCCGCCGCTATCCTTAAAAGAGTTACGGGGTACAGTGGTGATGCTGGACTTCTGGACGTTTGATTGCTGGAATTGTTATCGCTCTTTTCCATGGATGGGTGAGCTTGAGCAGAAGCTGGCTGATGAGGCGTTTACGGTAATTGGTATACACACGCCGGAATTCGCACATGAGCGTGTCAGGGCTAATGTAGAGGCCAAGATCGATGAATTTAAGCTGCATCACCCGGTGATGATGGATAACGACTTCACCTACTGGCAGATGATGGGCAATAAATACTGGCCGACCTTTTATCTGATCGATAAGCAGGGCCTGGTCCGATCGATTTATATAGGCGAGACGCATGCAGGATCAGAGCAGGCAAGGGCGATCGAGCGAGATATTCGCGGGCTGCTGCGTGAGTAG
- a CDS encoding 6-carboxytetrahydropterin synthase: MKLFVDNLTNVDFSYLHPQRGLLGESWLVQLVLDGSLNDQGMICDFGIVKKAVKQWFDDCIDHALVVPTGMADLQIDHQSAETTVNWRYPDGGEFFCRSPEQAIVLVELEQVTETSLAAWCKDRLLELFPEEVKGLEISFVPEAISGAFYHYSHGLQQHDGNCQRIAHGHRSRIEVFLDGVRDTGVEQQWAETFHDIYIGTRNHLIAEPSAEHHYQYDAPQGQFEIRLPSEYCYLVETETTVEQIACHLAEQVKAAYPGRDVMVRAFEGVGKGAIVTA; this comes from the coding sequence GTGAAGCTTTTTGTAGATAACCTGACGAACGTTGATTTCTCTTACCTGCATCCTCAGAGAGGCCTGCTGGGAGAGTCCTGGTTGGTTCAGCTGGTGCTGGATGGCAGTTTGAATGATCAGGGCATGATTTGTGATTTCGGTATTGTTAAAAAAGCGGTGAAGCAGTGGTTTGATGACTGCATTGATCATGCGTTGGTGGTGCCGACAGGCATGGCTGATTTGCAGATCGATCATCAGAGTGCTGAGACAACGGTTAATTGGCGCTATCCTGACGGGGGGGAGTTTTTTTGTCGCTCCCCTGAACAGGCAATTGTGCTGGTGGAGCTGGAGCAGGTTACTGAAACCAGCCTGGCCGCCTGGTGTAAGGATCGACTGCTGGAGCTATTTCCTGAAGAAGTGAAAGGGCTGGAGATAAGCTTTGTGCCTGAAGCGATTAGTGGTGCATTCTATCATTATAGCCACGGGCTACAGCAGCATGACGGCAACTGCCAGAGGATTGCGCATGGCCATCGTTCACGGATAGAGGTGTTTCTCGATGGGGTTCGGGATACGGGGGTTGAGCAGCAGTGGGCCGAAACCTTTCATGATATCTATATTGGTACGCGTAATCATTTAATCGCTGAGCCATCCGCAGAACATCATTATCAGTATGATGCGCCGCAGGGGCAGTTTGAAATCCGGCTGCCGTCAGAGTATTGCTATCTGGTCGAAACGGAAACCACGGTTGAACAGATAGCCTGTCATTTGGCCGAGCAGGTAAAAGCGGCGTATCCCGGGCGTGACGTGATGGTGAGGGCTTTTGAAGGTGTCGGTAAAGGCGCGATTGTTACTGCCTGA
- the rsuA gene encoding 16S rRNA pseudouridine(516) synthase RsuA: protein MRLDKYLSQATGLPRSLIKRQIKCKNVEVNKQVIQDHGYKVLADDQVLLEGREIMAPGPKYLMLNKPQGTICATEDSEHPTVIDLLELESIRDLHPAGRLDIDTTGLVLITNDGQWSHRVTSPKHRCDKVYFVTTAEPITDDYPEQFANGIELRNEEKPTLPAELEILSETSARVTLQEGRYHQVKRMFAALGNRVIGLHRHQVGEIALDETLEPGEFRFLTEQEVASVK, encoded by the coding sequence ATGCGACTGGATAAATATCTGAGTCAGGCAACCGGCTTACCCCGCAGTCTTATTAAGCGACAGATTAAATGCAAAAATGTCGAGGTAAACAAGCAGGTCATTCAAGACCATGGCTACAAAGTGCTTGCCGATGACCAGGTACTGCTGGAGGGACGTGAAATAATGGCGCCCGGCCCAAAATATCTAATGCTGAATAAGCCACAAGGTACAATCTGCGCAACGGAAGACAGCGAGCACCCAACCGTGATCGACCTGCTTGAACTTGAAAGCATTCGCGACCTGCACCCCGCTGGCCGACTCGATATCGACACCACGGGATTGGTACTTATCACCAATGATGGCCAGTGGTCTCATCGGGTAACTTCACCGAAGCATCGTTGCGATAAAGTGTATTTTGTCACCACCGCAGAACCGATCACCGATGATTATCCAGAGCAGTTTGCCAACGGCATCGAGCTACGTAATGAAGAGAAGCCTACACTCCCCGCTGAGCTTGAAATTTTGTCAGAAACAAGCGCCCGCGTTACGCTGCAAGAGGGCCGCTATCACCAGGTTAAGCGTATGTTTGCTGCACTGGGGAATAGGGTAATTGGGCTACACAGACATCAGGTGGGTGAAATCGCCCTGGACGAAACACTGGAACCTGGTGAATTCCGGTTTCTGACCGAGCAGGAGGTCGCTTCAGTCAAATGA